One Glutamicibacter halophytocola DNA segment encodes these proteins:
- a CDS encoding Ppx/GppA phosphatase family protein, translated as MRLGVLDIGSNTVHLLLVDAYPGARPVPYASHKRPLSLVRYLNEYGAITEEGQQELISFINEAVKFAGSHQVEDFMAFCTSAIRESSNGSSVLDRVKTETGVSLLELTGEEEAGMTFYSVRRWFGWSSESILNLDMGGGSLELAWGTDEFPQTAYSVPLGAGRLTREWLPNDLPSIKEVKELRTYVRDVLSDPATELRQYGKPTLATATSKTFRSLARITGAAPSDEGPYVKRVLNREALKLWTNRLTAMSWAERAELPGVSEIRAPQLLAGAIVAHEAMSALKLKSVRICPWAIREGLMLRRFDHVMFDSATPLSSSVGVGEVALAHEKHQFLAEPSN; from the coding sequence ATGAGACTAGGTGTACTGGATATCGGTTCGAATACCGTTCACCTTTTGCTCGTCGATGCCTACCCGGGAGCCCGACCGGTTCCCTATGCATCGCACAAGCGTCCGCTGTCCTTGGTGCGCTACCTCAACGAATACGGTGCCATCACCGAAGAGGGCCAGCAGGAACTGATTTCTTTCATCAATGAAGCGGTCAAGTTCGCCGGCAGCCATCAGGTAGAAGACTTCATGGCGTTCTGCACCTCGGCGATCCGCGAATCTTCCAATGGCTCCAGCGTCTTGGACCGGGTGAAAACCGAGACCGGCGTGAGCCTGCTGGAACTAACCGGTGAAGAAGAAGCCGGCATGACTTTTTACTCGGTGCGCCGCTGGTTCGGCTGGTCTTCGGAGTCCATCCTCAACCTCGATATGGGTGGCGGTTCCCTGGAACTGGCATGGGGCACCGACGAGTTTCCGCAGACCGCCTATTCGGTCCCGCTGGGTGCTGGCCGCCTGACGCGTGAGTGGCTGCCCAACGATCTGCCTTCCATCAAGGAAGTGAAGGAATTGCGCACCTACGTCCGCGACGTGCTCAGCGACCCGGCGACAGAACTTCGCCAATACGGCAAACCGACCTTGGCCACGGCCACATCCAAGACGTTCCGTTCGCTGGCCCGCATCACCGGTGCGGCACCGAGCGATGAAGGACCCTACGTCAAGCGAGTCTTGAACCGGGAAGCGCTCAAGCTGTGGACCAATCGCCTGACGGCCATGAGCTGGGCCGAACGTGCAGAATTGCCGGGCGTCTCCGAGATTCGTGCCCCGCAGCTGCTGGCTGGTGCAATTGTCGCCCACGAGGCGATGAGCGCGCTGAAATTGAAATCTGTACGGATCTGTCCATGGGCAATTCGTGAAGGTTTGATGTTGCGACGTTTTGATCACGTGATGTTTGACTCCGCGACACCGCTCAGTAGTAGCGTTGGTGTAGGAGAAGTAGCGCTGGCTCATGAAAAACATCAATTTCTCGCTGAGCCGAGCAACTAA
- a CDS encoding sugar phosphate isomerase/epimerase family protein, with amino-acid sequence MEDQKSSYKVPVTLSSASVYPLSVHDAFAMAKDVGYDGIEVLVTGNAASQSASALKELMDKYQLPILAIHAPTLLLTQQVWGSAWAKIERSVILAQAVGASVVVAHPPFRWQGAYAENFGEGVQRLIDTTGMKIAVENMYPWRARGREAKMYLPHWNPVPQHYQHVTWDFSHAAIANMDSRQAVVDLGQRLAHVHLCDGLDNGKDEHLVPGLGTQRVAESLQYLRDVAWEGTLAVEVSTRKAKNAGQKEEWLGKTLEFAREHLSASNDRNPMKQ; translated from the coding sequence ATGGAAGACCAGAAGAGTTCTTATAAGGTGCCAGTCACCTTGTCCAGCGCGTCAGTTTATCCGCTGAGCGTTCATGATGCCTTCGCAATGGCCAAAGACGTCGGATACGACGGCATCGAAGTATTGGTTACCGGAAATGCCGCTAGCCAGTCGGCCAGCGCACTAAAAGAACTAATGGACAAGTACCAGTTGCCCATCTTGGCCATCCACGCCCCGACATTGCTGCTCACGCAGCAGGTGTGGGGCTCAGCATGGGCAAAAATTGAGCGCTCGGTGATCCTGGCCCAGGCTGTGGGAGCGAGCGTAGTTGTCGCTCATCCGCCATTCAGATGGCAAGGCGCCTATGCCGAAAATTTCGGCGAGGGAGTGCAGCGGCTCATTGACACCACCGGCATGAAAATTGCCGTTGAAAATATGTATCCCTGGCGGGCACGCGGTCGCGAGGCCAAAATGTACCTTCCGCATTGGAACCCCGTACCGCAGCACTATCAGCACGTCACCTGGGACTTCTCCCACGCCGCCATCGCCAATATGGATTCGCGGCAAGCAGTGGTAGATCTTGGACAACGGCTGGCGCACGTACACCTTTGCGATGGGCTGGACAACGGAAAAGATGAGCACCTGGTCCCTGGCCTTGGCACCCAGAGGGTGGCGGAATCCCTGCAATATTTGCGAGATGTCGCGTGGGAAGGAACCTTGGCTGTGGAAGTGTCCACACGCAAGGCCAAGAATGCTGGCCAAAAAGAAGAATGGCTGGGAAAGACCCTTGAGTTTGCCCGCGAGCACTTATCTGCGAGCAATGACCGCAACCCAATGAAACAATGA
- the topA gene encoding type I DNA topoisomerase, whose amino-acid sequence MPPKAKEKTGKKLVIVESPAKVKSIAKYLGEGFDVDASVGHIRDLPQPSELPTELKKTSVGKFAVDLDNDFEPYYMVYPDKKKRVSELKAKLKEADELYLATDADREGEAIAWHLLQVLKPKVPVRRLAFTEITKEGIARALDNMRELDTDLVDAQETRRVLDRLYGYEISPVLWRKVARGLSAGRVQSVATRLVVERERERMAFIPAGYWDVKGEFATAGGESFSAKLSAVDGARVASGRDFDDRGQLKASRNKLAHLDQDSAQSLVANLSDADFAVTSVEDKPYTRRPAAPFTTSTLQQEASRKLRWSSKITMQIAQRLYENGYITYMRTDSVFLSQEATTAARKQATELYGADSVPAKPRVYKAKSDAAQEAHEAIRPAGDMFRRPKDVRSSLSKDEYALYELIWKRTVASQMADAKGFTATIKLQGTAGDSRVAEFSASGTVITFRGFLAAYEEGKDEQALEAAAQEAEARLPQLSVGQHLAGDELLALGHETTPPARYTEASIVAELEKREIGRPSTYAPTISTIMDRGYVTKRGGALVPSWIAFSVIRLLEEHFAKYVDYDFTARLEDDLDEIAKGHRARTDWLNLFYFGKGAESETEGLKHVVDNLGDIDARAINSIRVTDDITLRVGKFGPYLERAIPEGAEEGTEPQRANVPEDLAPDELTAAKAEELFATAQVAEKDLGNDPETGRKIVAKDGRYGAYVTEIIPEPTAEDLAALPVEYYKNGKPKPPKKPVKIKPRTASLFKSMSVESVTLDDALKLMSLPRVLGADAEGEEITVQNGRFGPYLKKGSDSRSIESEDQIFTITLDEALEIYSQPKQRGRRAAVPPLAEFGVDPTSEKNIVVKDGRFGPYITDGITNITVPRGTSLEELTREKAIELLADKRARGPVKRTATKAPAKKSTAKKAPAKKTTAKKTTAKKTD is encoded by the coding sequence TCCACAGCCATCGGAGCTTCCAACCGAGCTTAAAAAGACCTCGGTGGGCAAGTTCGCAGTCGACTTGGATAATGACTTCGAGCCGTACTACATGGTCTACCCGGACAAGAAAAAGCGTGTTTCGGAGTTGAAGGCCAAGCTCAAAGAGGCCGACGAACTCTACCTCGCAACCGATGCGGACCGCGAAGGCGAAGCCATCGCGTGGCACCTGCTGCAGGTGCTCAAGCCCAAGGTTCCGGTTCGCCGCCTGGCCTTCACCGAGATCACCAAGGAAGGCATTGCCCGCGCACTGGATAACATGCGCGAGCTGGACACCGACCTGGTTGATGCCCAGGAAACCCGCCGCGTCCTCGACCGGCTGTACGGGTACGAGATCTCTCCTGTGCTGTGGCGCAAGGTAGCCCGTGGCCTTTCCGCAGGCCGTGTGCAGTCCGTGGCTACCCGCCTGGTCGTAGAGCGCGAACGCGAACGCATGGCCTTCATCCCCGCCGGATACTGGGACGTCAAGGGCGAGTTCGCCACCGCCGGCGGCGAAAGCTTCTCAGCCAAGCTCTCCGCCGTGGACGGCGCCCGTGTTGCCTCGGGCCGCGACTTCGACGACCGCGGACAGCTCAAGGCCTCGCGCAACAAGCTGGCGCACCTGGACCAGGACTCGGCCCAGTCGCTGGTTGCGAATCTTTCCGATGCCGACTTTGCCGTCACCTCGGTCGAAGACAAGCCCTACACCCGCCGCCCAGCAGCGCCATTCACCACCTCCACGCTGCAGCAGGAAGCTTCCCGCAAGTTGCGCTGGAGCTCCAAGATCACCATGCAGATCGCTCAGCGTCTGTATGAAAACGGGTACATCACCTATATGCGTACCGACTCGGTGTTCCTCTCCCAGGAAGCCACCACCGCGGCACGCAAGCAGGCCACCGAGCTGTACGGCGCCGACTCTGTGCCTGCCAAGCCACGCGTATACAAGGCGAAGTCCGATGCCGCCCAGGAAGCCCACGAAGCGATCCGCCCCGCCGGTGACATGTTCCGTCGCCCGAAGGACGTGCGCTCGTCGCTGTCCAAGGATGAATACGCGCTCTACGAGCTGATTTGGAAGCGCACCGTGGCTTCGCAGATGGCCGATGCCAAGGGGTTCACCGCAACCATCAAGCTGCAGGGCACTGCGGGCGATAGCCGTGTTGCCGAGTTCTCCGCATCGGGTACCGTGATCACCTTCCGCGGCTTCCTTGCCGCCTACGAAGAGGGCAAGGACGAACAGGCCCTTGAAGCTGCCGCACAGGAGGCGGAAGCCCGCCTGCCGCAGCTGTCCGTGGGACAGCACCTGGCGGGCGACGAGCTGCTGGCGCTGGGCCACGAGACCACCCCGCCAGCACGCTACACCGAAGCGTCGATCGTCGCTGAGCTGGAAAAGCGCGAAATCGGTCGCCCATCGACCTATGCTCCGACTATTTCCACCATCATGGATCGCGGTTACGTGACCAAGCGCGGTGGGGCATTGGTGCCAAGCTGGATTGCCTTCTCGGTGATTCGCCTGCTTGAAGAGCACTTCGCCAAGTACGTCGACTACGACTTCACTGCCCGGTTGGAAGACGACCTGGATGAAATCGCCAAGGGCCACCGTGCACGCACCGACTGGCTGAACCTGTTCTATTTCGGCAAGGGCGCAGAGTCCGAGACCGAGGGCTTGAAGCATGTGGTCGATAACCTCGGCGATATTGATGCCCGTGCCATCAACTCGATTCGAGTCACCGATGACATCACCTTGCGCGTAGGCAAGTTCGGGCCATACCTGGAACGCGCCATCCCGGAAGGCGCTGAAGAGGGCACCGAACCGCAGCGCGCCAACGTGCCAGAAGATCTTGCCCCTGATGAGCTGACCGCAGCGAAAGCTGAAGAGCTCTTTGCCACCGCCCAGGTTGCTGAAAAGGATTTGGGCAACGATCCGGAAACCGGTCGCAAGATCGTGGCCAAGGATGGACGCTACGGCGCCTATGTCACCGAGATCATTCCAGAACCAACGGCCGAGGATTTGGCTGCGCTGCCCGTTGAGTACTACAAGAACGGCAAGCCAAAGCCGCCGAAGAAGCCTGTCAAGATCAAGCCGCGTACCGCCTCGCTGTTCAAATCGATGAGCGTGGAATCGGTGACCTTGGATGACGCGCTGAAGCTGATGAGCCTGCCACGTGTGCTGGGCGCCGACGCTGAAGGTGAAGAGATTACCGTGCAGAACGGCCGTTTCGGGCCCTACCTGAAGAAGGGCAGCGATTCGCGATCCATTGAAAGCGAAGACCAGATCTTCACCATCACTTTGGACGAAGCCTTGGAGATCTATTCCCAGCCAAAGCAGCGCGGCCGCCGTGCCGCCGTGCCGCCATTGGCGGAATTCGGTGTGGACCCGACCAGCGAGAAGAACATCGTGGTCAAGGATGGCCGTTTCGGTCCGTACATCACTGACGGGATCACCAACATCACCGTTCCTCGCGGAACGTCGCTGGAAGAACTGACTCGTGAAAAGGCCATCGAACTGTTGGCCGATAAGCGAGCCCGCGGTCCGGTCAAGCGCACGGCTACGAAGGCCCCGGCCAAGAAGAGCACCGCTAAAAAGGCACCCGCGAAGAAGACCACAGCCAAGAAGACCACCGCAAAAAAGACTGACTAA
- the proC gene encoding pyrroline-5-carboxylate reductase, which yields MSEATKNLTLSFLGAGSMNGAILRGIIASGHDPKLITATVRSDQRAAELRALGINVIVSEQDPEANAKAAAETDVIFLGVKPVGITDLCEEISGALTPDKVVVSVAAAITLESMQAHLPANQPVIRSMPNTPLMVGAGVVGLSPALSVSDEQTRLVSELLSGSGDVHVIDEAQQNALSAISGSGPAYAFYLAEAMANAGVAMGLDEKLSIDLARATVAGAGKMLSDPQAIPGELRKAVTSPKGTTEQAIKTFDEQGIPKIIAAGTQAAAARAAQLSEELG from the coding sequence ATGAGTGAAGCAACAAAGAACCTGACCCTGTCCTTCCTCGGCGCTGGCTCGATGAACGGTGCCATCCTTCGAGGCATCATCGCTTCGGGCCACGACCCCAAGCTGATTACCGCCACTGTGCGCAGCGACCAGCGCGCGGCAGAACTTCGCGCACTTGGAATCAACGTCATAGTCAGCGAACAAGACCCGGAGGCCAATGCCAAGGCCGCCGCCGAAACGGATGTCATCTTCCTTGGCGTGAAGCCAGTGGGCATCACCGATCTGTGCGAAGAGATCTCGGGAGCATTGACCCCAGACAAGGTTGTCGTTTCCGTCGCCGCCGCAATCACGCTGGAAAGCATGCAGGCGCACCTTCCAGCTAATCAGCCGGTCATCCGCTCCATGCCCAACACGCCGTTGATGGTCGGTGCCGGCGTTGTCGGCTTGAGCCCGGCACTGAGCGTCAGCGATGAGCAGACCCGACTGGTGAGCGAGCTGCTGTCCGGATCCGGCGACGTGCATGTCATTGATGAAGCGCAGCAGAACGCCTTGTCGGCGATCTCCGGTTCGGGCCCAGCCTATGCCTTCTACCTGGCCGAGGCCATGGCCAATGCCGGAGTGGCTATGGGACTGGACGAAAAGCTCTCCATCGACCTGGCGCGTGCCACCGTCGCAGGCGCCGGAAAGATGCTTTCTGACCCGCAGGCCATCCCGGGAGAGCTGCGCAAGGCCGTTACCAGCCCCAAGGGCACCACAGAGCAGGCCATCAAGACCTTTGACGAGCAGGGCATTCCGAAGATCATCGCCGCAGGTACGCAGGCCGCAGCGGCCCGCGCAGCACAGCTCAGCGAAGAACTCGGCTAG